From a region of the Sulfuriferula plumbiphila genome:
- a CDS encoding MotA/TolQ/ExbB proton channel family protein yields the protein MDHTQSFGLADFLAQTDAISKSAIFILLVMSLATWYLIITKSIQALAVRKQSKRFLDMFWNAPSLQAVATQLRKQRPNDPFSHLTCHAVVAAHHHAQHGADRLNEVGSAAEFLTRTMRRILDEETARIETGLTVLASVGSTAPFVGLFGTVWGVYHALVNIGMTGQGTLDKVAGPVGEALIMTALGLAVAIPAVLAYNAFTRSNRILLSKLDSFAHDLFAFLTTGSHVNDLTTIVPIKPAPTTSQGAA from the coding sequence GTGGATCATACTCAATCATTTGGTTTGGCCGACTTTCTAGCGCAAACCGACGCCATTAGCAAAAGCGCCATTTTCATTCTGCTCGTGATGTCGCTGGCGACCTGGTATCTCATAATCACCAAATCGATTCAGGCACTGGCTGTCCGCAAGCAATCGAAGCGCTTTCTCGACATGTTCTGGAACGCGCCATCACTGCAAGCCGTGGCGACGCAACTGAGGAAACAGCGTCCGAACGATCCGTTTTCCCATCTGACCTGCCATGCCGTCGTGGCGGCACATCACCATGCACAGCACGGCGCTGACCGTCTCAATGAAGTGGGCAGCGCCGCGGAGTTTCTGACCCGCACTATGCGCCGTATCCTCGACGAGGAGACGGCACGGATCGAAACCGGGCTTACCGTACTTGCGTCGGTGGGAAGCACCGCTCCGTTCGTTGGCTTGTTCGGCACCGTTTGGGGCGTGTACCACGCCCTGGTCAATATTGGCATGACCGGGCAGGGAACCCTGGACAAGGTCGCCGGCCCGGTCGGCGAGGCGCTCATCATGACGGCGCTCGGACTGGCTGTGGCGATCCCCGCCGTGCTCGCGTACAACGCGTTCACGCGCAGCAATCGGATACTCCTGTCCAAGCTGGACTCGTTCGCGCACGATCTGTTTGCTTTCCTTACGACGGGTTCGCACGTCAACGATCTGACCACGATCGTGCCGATCAAGCCAGCGCCCACCACCTCTCAGGGAGCGGCCTGA
- a CDS encoding energy transducer TonB, with protein sequence MGTDWFRKAYAGSHSPQQEKQRFIGLAIAVAFHVVAIWWLLQFGAVRRQLIEVAPIMVNFITPPPIAKPSKPAEPLRPKSKPITKMPQPIKKTVEAPPVLATKAIEASVPRRASEPAPKQPEAVPVEAPPPPVPLPPAPPAVTLPEFNAAYLDNPPPAYPAQSKRRHEEGKVLLRVYVNAAGAAEKVELHASSGWPRLDHVALETVRSWRFVPAKQGNKAVAAWVIVPINFTVEN encoded by the coding sequence ATGGGCACCGATTGGTTCAGAAAAGCCTACGCTGGATCGCATTCTCCTCAACAGGAGAAACAGCGCTTCATCGGCTTGGCGATTGCGGTGGCATTCCATGTCGTGGCCATCTGGTGGCTGCTGCAATTTGGGGCGGTCCGCCGTCAACTCATTGAGGTGGCGCCTATCATGGTGAACTTCATCACGCCACCGCCGATTGCGAAGCCATCCAAGCCGGCTGAGCCACTTAGGCCGAAATCGAAACCCATTACCAAGATGCCGCAGCCAATCAAGAAGACAGTAGAGGCTCCTCCTGTATTGGCAACAAAGGCGATTGAAGCGTCTGTACCCCGGAGGGCCTCAGAGCCGGCGCCAAAGCAACCGGAAGCTGTGCCAGTGGAGGCGCCGCCACCACCAGTTCCGCTGCCACCCGCTCCGCCCGCGGTTACCCTACCGGAATTCAACGCGGCCTATTTGGACAATCCGCCACCGGCTTACCCTGCCCAGTCCAAGCGTCGCCACGAGGAAGGCAAGGTGCTTTTGCGGGTTTATGTGAACGCGGCGGGGGCAGCCGAGAAAGTCGAGCTTCATGCGTCAAGCGGTTGGCCGCGCCTTGATCACGTGGCGCTAGAAACTGTTCGCTCCTGGCGTTTTGTTCCCGCCAAGCAGGGTAACAAGGCCGTGGCTGCCTGGGTCATTGTCCCAATCAATTTTACTGTGGAGAATTAA
- a CDS encoding TonB-dependent receptor, with protein MKTLEISGHPVHPSRFRRTLITVVLILISSAIEQAFAGGIPTLDTVEVKAGALDLIGEADSANVGTVTRQQLEARTVYRPGELLEATPGLIVSQHSGEGKANQFYLRGFNLDHGTDLRTTVDGMLVNQRSHSHGQGWTDLNFLIPELATGLQYKKGPYYAEEGDFASAGAVSIGYANKLPNGIAELGLGTNGFRRTLLADSPKVGNGNLLYALELYHNDGPFVHPDDYRKINAVLRYSEGNAANGFNVTAMAYKAKWNATDQIAQRAIDTGLISNRFDAIDPTDGGESHRYSLSSAWQNTNETSSTKINAYVIAWGLNLFSNFTYFLDDPVNGDQFNQPDRRTTTALNASHTWQAPWGGKESENTVGIQFQNDNIFNGLFSTKARERLSTTRQDHTVESSVAVYVENSTQWMDKFRTVAGLREDIYRFDVKSNIDANSGKVTASMASPKLSLIFGPWAKTEYYLNLGSGFHSNDARGTTIAVDPKTANPADRVTPLVRSRGYEVGVRTAIIPGLQSSLSLYQLDFDSELVFAGDAGTTQAGRPSRRTGFEFANFYKPTNWLTLDADLAFAKARFRDSDPIGNRIPGAVEGVASLAIAVDNLGPCFGALQYRYFGPRPLIEDNSVRSSSTALWNGRLGYKINPKMRVELEGFNLLNKRASAIDYYYTSRLPGEPVAGVADVHFHPIESRSFRLALVANF; from the coding sequence ATGAAAACACTTGAAATTTCTGGCCATCCGGTACACCCTTCCCGTTTCCGGCGTACATTGATTACTGTCGTATTAATATTAATAAGTAGTGCAATTGAGCAAGCATTTGCAGGGGGGATTCCGACGCTCGACACGGTCGAGGTCAAGGCAGGCGCCCTAGATCTGATCGGCGAAGCCGATTCCGCCAATGTGGGCACCGTGACCCGGCAGCAGCTTGAAGCCCGGACGGTCTATCGTCCGGGCGAGTTGCTGGAGGCAACGCCAGGCCTGATCGTGAGCCAGCACAGCGGCGAGGGGAAGGCGAACCAGTTTTATCTGCGCGGCTTTAATCTTGACCATGGGACCGACCTGCGCACGACCGTTGACGGAATGCTGGTCAATCAGCGCAGTCACTCACACGGGCAAGGCTGGACGGACTTGAACTTCCTCATCCCCGAACTGGCGACTGGCCTGCAGTACAAGAAGGGACCGTATTACGCGGAAGAGGGTGATTTTGCATCCGCTGGGGCCGTGAGCATCGGCTATGCAAACAAGTTACCCAACGGCATCGCCGAACTGGGACTGGGTACAAATGGTTTCCGGCGTACGCTCCTGGCGGACTCGCCAAAGGTAGGCAACGGCAATCTGCTCTATGCGCTGGAGCTGTACCATAACGATGGACCCTTTGTGCATCCCGACGATTACCGCAAGATCAACGCGGTGCTACGCTACAGCGAGGGCAATGCGGCCAATGGTTTCAACGTCACTGCGATGGCTTACAAAGCCAAATGGAACGCCACCGACCAGATTGCTCAACGGGCTATAGACACGGGCCTGATTTCCAACCGCTTCGACGCCATTGACCCAACTGACGGCGGCGAGTCCCACCGCTATAGCCTCTCTAGCGCATGGCAGAACACCAATGAAACGAGTTCGACAAAAATCAATGCCTATGTAATCGCGTGGGGACTGAACCTGTTTTCCAACTTTACTTATTTTCTGGATGACCCGGTCAATGGCGATCAATTCAATCAACCGGACCGGCGCACCACGACGGCGCTGAACGCGAGCCATACGTGGCAGGCACCGTGGGGTGGTAAAGAGTCTGAAAATACGGTGGGTATACAGTTTCAGAACGACAATATCTTCAACGGGCTATTCAGCACCAAGGCGCGTGAACGGTTATCTACGACTCGTCAGGACCATACCGTCGAGAGCAGTGTAGCCGTGTATGTCGAGAATTCTACCCAGTGGATGGATAAATTTCGTACAGTGGCTGGGTTGCGGGAAGACATCTACCGCTTTGATGTGAAGAGCAACATTGACGCTAATTCCGGCAAGGTGACGGCCAGCATGGCAAGCCCTAAACTGAGCCTGATCTTCGGCCCGTGGGCGAAAACCGAATATTACCTGAACCTGGGCTCCGGATTTCACAGCAACGATGCGCGCGGCACCACCATTGCCGTGGACCCCAAAACCGCTAATCCGGCCGACAGGGTAACGCCTCTGGTGCGTTCGAGAGGCTACGAAGTCGGCGTGCGCACAGCGATTATCCCAGGCCTGCAGAGTTCGCTGTCGCTATACCAGCTGGACTTTGACTCGGAGCTCGTGTTTGCCGGCGATGCCGGCACGACGCAAGCGGGCCGGCCCAGCCGTCGCACCGGGTTCGAATTCGCCAATTTCTACAAGCCGACCAACTGGCTGACGCTCGATGCCGATCTGGCGTTTGCCAAGGCACGCTTTCGCGACAGCGATCCGATCGGCAACCGCATCCCAGGCGCGGTCGAAGGCGTTGCATCCTTGGCGATTGCCGTCGACAATCTCGGGCCGTGTTTCGGCGCGCTGCAGTATCGTTATTTCGGGCCTCGCCCGCTCATCGAGGATAACAGCGTGCGCTCCAGCAGCACGGCGCTGTGGAATGGCCGCCTCGGATACAAGATAAATCCTAAAATGCGTGTCGAGCTGGAAGGCTTCAACTTGCTCAATAAGCGGGCTTCTGCAATCGATTATTATTATACGTCACGGCTTCCTGGCGAACCGGTCGCAGGTGTCGCAGACGTCCACTTTCACCCCATCGAATCGCGATCGTTCCGGCTTGCGCTGGTCGCGAATTTTTAA
- a CDS encoding ExbD/TolR family protein, translating to MAFGGFDKNGNSKPMAEINMIPLIDVMLVLLVIFIITAPLLTHAVKIELPKATSQPNITKPDNVQLGINAQGIVYWNGEVVDKTEMKRRMIAAARLSPQPELHLRVDRITRYQVLAEVMAEAAKAGLGKIGFVSEPI from the coding sequence ATGGCCTTCGGTGGCTTCGACAAGAACGGCAACTCCAAGCCGATGGCGGAGATCAACATGATCCCGCTCATCGACGTCATGCTGGTGCTGCTCGTCATCTTCATTATCACCGCGCCCCTGCTTACCCACGCGGTGAAGATCGAGCTCCCCAAGGCCACCAGTCAACCAAACATCACCAAACCGGACAATGTGCAGCTTGGCATCAATGCGCAAGGCATCGTATATTGGAACGGCGAGGTTGTCGACAAGACCGAAATGAAGCGCCGCATGATTGCAGCCGCAAGACTCAGTCCACAGCCCGAACTGCATCTGCGCGTGGACAGAATTACCCGGTATCAGGTGCTGGCGGAAGTCATGGCGGAAGCGGCGAAGGCAGGGCTCGGGAAGATCGGATTCGTGTCCGAACCCATATGA